In Janibacter sp. CX7, a single genomic region encodes these proteins:
- the carA gene encoding glutamine-hydrolyzing carbamoyl-phosphate synthase small subunit codes for MSTHSSTGDTAPAVLVLEDGRTFAGTAYGAVGETVGEAVFSTGMTGYQETLTDPSYRGQVVVMTAPHVGNTGWNDEDDESSRIHVAGYVVRDPALRPSNWRSRRTLEDELTTQGVVGIAGIDTRALTRHLRERGAMRVGIFSGEAVTDDAAMLERVTAAPEMAGSALAAQVSTSEPYVVEAKGDKRFTVAALDLGIKTMTPTRLAERGIEVHVLPATATIEDVLAVSPDGLFFSNGPGDPATAGDQVELLQEALRRGLPYFGICFGNQLFGRALGFGTYKLKYGHRGINQPVFDRTTNKVEVTAHNHGFAVDAPLDEATQTPFGRATVSHVCLNDDVVEGLELHDDGGRLLGFSVQYHPEAAAGPHDAAYLFDRFTDLLSTKEAQA; via the coding sequence TTGAGCACGCACAGCAGCACCGGTGACACCGCACCGGCCGTCCTCGTCCTCGAGGACGGACGCACCTTCGCCGGCACGGCCTACGGGGCCGTCGGCGAGACCGTCGGCGAGGCGGTCTTCAGCACCGGCATGACCGGCTACCAGGAGACCCTCACCGACCCGAGCTACCGTGGCCAGGTCGTCGTCATGACGGCCCCGCACGTCGGCAACACCGGGTGGAACGACGAGGACGACGAGTCCTCCCGCATCCACGTCGCGGGCTACGTCGTGCGCGACCCCGCGCTGCGCCCGAGCAACTGGCGCTCGCGCCGCACCCTCGAGGACGAGCTGACGACGCAGGGTGTCGTCGGCATCGCCGGCATCGACACCCGGGCCCTGACCCGTCACCTGCGCGAGCGCGGGGCCATGCGGGTCGGCATCTTCTCCGGCGAGGCCGTGACCGACGACGCCGCGATGCTCGAGCGGGTCACCGCGGCCCCCGAGATGGCCGGCTCGGCCCTCGCCGCCCAGGTGAGCACGAGCGAGCCCTATGTCGTCGAGGCGAAGGGGGACAAGCGCTTCACCGTCGCGGCCCTCGACCTCGGCATCAAGACGATGACCCCGACCCGCCTCGCGGAGCGCGGGATCGAGGTGCACGTCCTGCCAGCCACGGCGACGATCGAGGACGTGCTGGCGGTCTCCCCGGACGGGCTCTTCTTCAGCAACGGCCCCGGCGACCCGGCGACCGCCGGTGACCAGGTCGAGCTGCTCCAGGAGGCGCTGCGCCGGGGGCTGCCGTACTTCGGCATCTGCTTCGGCAACCAGCTCTTCGGCCGGGCGCTCGGCTTCGGCACCTACAAGCTCAAGTACGGCCACCGGGGCATCAACCAGCCGGTCTTCGACCGGACGACCAACAAGGTCGAGGTCACCGCGCACAACCACGGCTTCGCCGTCGACGCACCCCTCGACGAGGCGACGCAGACCCCCTTCGGCAGGGCCACCGTGAGCCACGTGTGCCTCAACGACGACGTCGTCGAAGGTCTCGAGCTGCACGACGACGGGGGCCGGCTGCTCGGCTTCTCCGTCCAGTACCACCCGGAGGCCGCGGCCGGCCCGCACGATGCCGCCTACCTCTTCGACCGCTTCACCGACCTGCTCAGCACGAAGGAGGCGCAGGCCTGA